The Paenibacillus amylolyticus genome contains the following window.
TAAAATGAAGGAATACGGCTGATAGAAAGAGGTCTAGGCATGTCACTTAATCAAAAAATTAGAGGCTCGACCCGGGCATATTCATATAACCTGTTAAAAGAACGAATTCTCCATCTGGAACTTGAGCCGGGCACCAAGATTTCGGAGAAAGAGATTGCAGATGAACTGCAGGTGAGCAGAACTCCCGTGCGAGAAGCATTCATGAAGCTTGCTGAAGAAGAACTGCTCGACATTATTCCACAAAGTGGAACGATCGTCTCTCATATTAATCTGGAGCATGTGGAAGAAGGCAGGTTTATGCGGGAGAAGATAGAGAAGGAAATCGTGACGTTGGCTTGTGCTTCTTTTCCTGAAGAGTACAGATTTAGACTTGAAACCAACATTGCAATGCAGGAAGTCTGTATAGGCAAAAACAATTTCTATCGTCTTTTCGAACTGGATGAAGAGTTTCATCAGATTTTGTTTCAGGGTACGGGCAAGCTACGAACGTGGAAGATGTTGCAACAGCTGAATATTCCGTTCAATCGATTACGTTTATTACGTCTGGCGGAGGATTCTAACCTGGAGGTCATTATTTCGCAACACAAAGAGATCTATCGACTTATTACAGAGCGGAAGACGGATCAGGCGGTTCAAGTAATGGAAGCTCATCTCAGACTGGTTGTAATTGAACAGGAATCGATCAGAGCGAAATATCCGCATTATTTTATATAATGCACCTTTGTTGTATAATACTCTCCATATGCATATGCGAAAACCCCTGTTCATTTGAACAGGGGTTTTGGTTAGCAAGTCGTAACACAAGAGTGTTAAGCTTGTTTGATAAATGTAGGATCAGGGTATGGATCTGCAATCCAGCCATCTTTTTCGATGAACAGACGTACAGCAATAATTTGTTTGTTCTCCATTAAGGTGAAGAAATGCGGTGTATTCTCCGGTACGGAGATGACGTCTCCAGGAGACAGTTCTACATTAAAGTAGCCTACATCATCTGTAGCTTTGATAACAAAGATTCCTTTACCGGCGACAATCGCACGGATCTCATCCTCAGCGTGGGTGTGGATCTCTTCGAACTTGGCCAGCTTCTCTTCGATATCCGGTGTTTGTTCGGACAACGTGATGACATCCCAGATTTGGTATCCGCGACGTGCAGCCAAATCTCTGATTTCATAATCATATGTTTCCAGAACCTCGTTTTTCTGTTCATCCGTCAATCCAAAGTTATTTTGCAGATCAGTGTTCAGTTTGGATGCGTCCCACTTCTCATATAATACTTCGTATTTGTTTAAGAAATTTCGAACATTCTCGTCACCAGTGATGCGTTCGTTCGTATTTCGGATAACTATTTCAGCCATGTTCTTTCCCTCTTTTCCACTTGGTTTAAATTGAATTATATCGGATTGCTCTGTTTTTGTCGATTCTCAAATTCCGTTCATATTCGTGCAAACCCGCCATGTTTCGGGAGCAAACCCGATCTTTCACATTAAGTTAGTTTCTGTTAAACTAAGATTTAACGTTTTGCGGGGGTGAAGATATTGGATAAGCTTAGTCTACACGATGCATTAAAACAACGAATATTAATCCTCGACGGTGCAATGGGGACCATGATTCAACAAGTTGATCTGACTGGCGAAGATTTTGGCGGTGAAGATTTGGATGGATGTAATGAAATGTTAGTGCTTACTCGTCCAGAGCTGATCCAGCGCATTCACGAAGAATATCTGGAGGCTGGCGCCGATTTGATTGAAACCAATACATTTGGTGCCACATCCGTCGTGCTTGCTGAATACGATATTCAGGATCGGGCACGCGAGATCAACCTGGAAGCAGCCCGAATTGCGAAAGCTGCGGTTGATCGTTTCTCTACACCCGAATCTCCACGTTATGTGGTAGGTGCGATGGGACCAACAACCAAAACACTGTCTGTAACTGGAGGCGTAACGTTCCAGGAACTTATCGACAGTTATTTGGAGCAAGCGCTTGCTTTAATAGAGGGAGGCGTTGATGCACTACTGCTTGAAACCTCACAGGATACCCTCAATGTAAAAGCAGGTAGTATTGGAATTCAGCAGGCCTTCGAACAGAGCGGCATTACACTGCCCTTGATGATATCAGGAACGATAGAACCGATGGGAACGACTCTGGCGGGTCAGAACATCGAGTCCTTTTATATATCCTTAGAACACCTTAACCCAATTTCGGTAGGACTAAACTGCGCTACGGGTCCGGAGTTCATGCGTGATCATATTCGTTCACTTTCTGGAATGGCATCGGTTGCCGTCAGTTGTTACCCGAATGCGGGTCTTCCGGATGAGAACGGTAACTACCATGAGTCACCAGACTCGCTTGCTCAGAAGATTGGTGCTTTTGCCGAACAGGGCTGGTTGAATATTGCTGGTGGATGTTGCGGGACAACCCCTGCACATATTCGGGCTATGCGCGATACACTTGCCCAGTACCCCCCAAGAGAAATGAACGGAACACATCCACCAGCATTGTCAGGTATTGAACCTATCTACATTGAACAAGACAATCGCCCATATATGGTTGGAGAGCGTACAAACGTGCTGGGATCACGGAAATTCAAACGACTCATTGTGGAAGGCAAGTATGAAGAAGCTTCGGAAATTGCCCGTGCTCAAGTGAAAAATGGAGCTCACATTGTCGATGTGTGTGTACAAGACCCAGACCGTGAAGAGTCCGAGGACATGGTGAAGTTCCTTGAATTGGTTGTAAAAAAGGTAAAGGTCCCGCTCATGATCGATACGACAGACGCTTCAGTCATTGATCTGGCCCTTCAGTACTCTCAAGGTAAAGCAATAATTAACTCCATTAACCTTGAGGATGGGGAAGAGAAATTTGAGCTGATCACGCCGTTGCTTCATAAATACGGTGGGGCGGTTGTTGTCGGAACGATTGACGAACGGGGTCAAGCGATTAGTCGAGAAGACAAGCTTGACGTAGCCAAGCGCTCTTACGATCTGCTGGTGAACAAATATGGACTCAAACCGGAAGACCTCATTTTCGATACATTGGTGTTCCCGGTTGGTACTGGAGACGAGCAATACATCGGTTCAGCCAAAGAAACCATTGAAGGTATAAGAGTAATCAAGGAAGCGATGCCGGAATGTCATACGATTCTCGGGATTAGTAACATTTCATTCGGACTGCCTGAAGCGGGACGTGAAGTGTTGAACTCTGTATTTTTGTATGAATGTACCAAAGCGGGTCTCGACTATGCCATCGTGAACACGGAGAAACTGGAGCGTTATGCGTCCATTCCTGAAGAAGAGCGCAGGCTCTCGGAAGAGCTTTTATATAACACCAATGATGACACTCTGGCAGCGTTCGTAGCGGCGTTCCGTAACAAGAAGGTGGAGAAGAAGGAGAAAATCTCAAACCTTTCATTAGAAGAGCGTCTCGCTTCATATGTTGTGGAAGGAAGCAAAGAAGGATTGCTGCCAGACCTCGAACAGGCGCTTGCCAAATATACAGCACTTCAAGTGATTAACGGGCCACTGATGCAAGGGATGGAGGAAGTAGGTCGTCTCTTTAACAACAATGAGTTGATTGTAGCTGAGGTATTGCAGAGTGCGGAAGTTATGAAGGCTTCTGTCGCCTATCTGGAGCAATTCATGGAGAAGAACGAAACTTCTGTCAAAGGCAAGATCATTCTGGCCACAGTGAAGGGCGATGTGCATGACATCGGGAAGAACCTGGTGGAGATCATCCTGTCCAATAACGGTTACCGGATCATTAATTTGGGTATAAAAGTACCACCAGAACGTATTATTGAGGCGTACCGCGAAGAAAAAGTCGATGCGATTGGCCTCTCGGGTCTATTGGTAAAATCCGCGCAGCAGATGATTCTTACTGCTCAGGATCTGCGAACAGCAGGTATTGACGTTCCTATTATGGTTGGCGGAGCGGCACTAACACGTAAATTCACCAAGAATCGTATCCGTCCTGAATATAATGGAATGGTGGTATATGCCAAAGACGCAATGGATGGGCTGGATCTGGCGAACAAATTGATGAATCCCGTTACTCGTGAAGCGATGCAACTGGAGATGGAAGCTGAAAAAGAAGCTGATGCTTCAGGGGCTGTAGCTGTTCAGGCTCTTCCAGAGCTTACGCGAGTGGAACGCTCGGATATTACAGTAGATCATCCGGTTCTTGTGCCGCCTGATCTCGAACGGCATACGATGCGCAATTATCCGTTATCACACATCCTGCCATACGTGAACATGCAAATGTTGCTTGGACACCATCTGGGGTTGCGAGGTTCAGTAGAACAACTGCTTGCCTCAGGTGACAAGAAGGCTACCGATCTCAAAGCAGTTGTGGATGATATCATGCAAGAGGCTGTTCGAGACGGAATTATTCAGGCGCATGCCATGTATCGTTTCTTCCCGGCACAGTCCAGTGGTAACAGCATCATCATCTATGATCCAAAGGACACCAGCAATATCTTGCATACCTTTACATTCCCGCGTCAAAAAGTGGAGCCGTTCCTTTGCCTGTCAGACTTCCTGAAGCCTGTTGAATCCGGTCAGATGGATTACGTTGGTTTCTTGGTTGTAACTGCCGGACATGGTGTGCGTGAACTCTCCACGGCGTGGAAAGATCAAGGAGATTACCTTCGCTCGCATGCTCTGCAATCCGTAGCACTCGAGGTAGCAGAGGGATTGGCGGAGCGTGTGCATCATATGATGAGAGATATCTGGGGATTCCCGGATTCTGCGCAAATGACGATGAAGCAAAGACACGGTGCACGTTATCAGGGAATCAGGGTATCCTTTGGATATCCGGCTTGTCCGGATCTGGAGGATCAAGGTCCGCTGTTCAAGTTGTTACAGCCTGAGGATATCGGTGTGGAATTGACGGAAGGTTTCATGATGGAACCTGAAGCATCCGTATCAGCGATGGTGTTCAGCCATCCGCAAGCCAAGTATTTTAATGTAGAAAAGGCATAAATCAGTTGAGTGTCAGGCAAAGCCCTCCGCCATGTCGGAGGTTTTTTGCTGGCAACAGAAAGAGGTGCGATCCAGAATGGAACTATATTTCCTGGGAACTAATGCTGGTGTACCTACGCTACAACGGAATGTAACTTCCATTGGGCTACGCATGTTGGATGAGCGCAGAGCTTTGTGGTTGTTTGACTGCGGGGAAGGAACGCAGCACCAGATTTTAAGTTCTCCGCTTAAACTAAGCAAATTGGAGAAAATATTCATTACTCACCTGCATGGGGATCATGTATTTGGAATTCCGGGACTGCTCTCGAGCAGAGCCTATCAAGGTGGCACTACACCTTTAACGGTATATGGTCCGCCAGGTACGGAACGAATGATTAGTACAACAATGGAGTTAAGCCAATCACGGGTTAACTATGATTTGAATATCGTGGAACATACGGGCGGCATCCTGTTTGAAGATGACAGTTTTGTGGTGGAAGCTGCTTTACTGGAACATCGGATTGACAGTTATGGTTATCGGATCACGGAAAAAGATCGTCCAGGCAGCCTGGACCCGGCCAAACTGGCGGAATACGGTTTGAAACCAGGCCCATTGTTCGGCCGGCTGAAACGTGGAGAAACCATTACGCTGGATAACGGTCATTCACTTCGTCCAGAAGACGTATTGGGAGCGCCAAAACGAGGCATGGTGATCACCATATTGGGTGATACCCGTCCATGTGACAATGTGCAGCCTCTATCCATTAATGCAGATGTTCTTGTGCATGAAGCTACATTCATGCATGATCTGGCCGATACAGCACATGAGTACTACCATAGTACTTCGAAACAAGCGGCAGAAGCGGCTAGAGCAGCCAATGTCGGGCAACTGATCATGACCCACTTTAGCTCACGTTACAAGGATGAGGATCAACTGCAGCCACTTTTGGAAGAGGCTCAGTCCGTATTCCCGAATACCAGACTTGCAAACGAACACCAGCTTATTCCTGTCATGCATCGCAAGCAAGAGTCTTAACCGAGGAATGCGATCCAGTGCACGGTTAGACACGTCATATAAAGAACCGGGTAATTGCACGGGACTGAGGGAGTGGAACTCCCGCGGTCCCTTTTGCAATCTGGTCAGAAAGCGTGTAGGATGGGCAATATGAAGAGGGAAATGATTCAAATTATTTTCCGGGAAAGCGCAGGAAATGACAAGCTTGTACAGAAGACGCGCGAGTTAAACCGTCGGTGTTCGATTCGGTTCGACTTGTTACATGCACATGTCAGCAAGCCATTATTTGTTTGCCTGAATACATAGATTCCCGTCAAGTTGGAGGTAAATGATTAAGGTCATTAAACGTTAATGGGATAAAGAAAGGAAGTGCTGTGTGTGATTAAGGCCTATCTGATTGACTTGGATGGTACGCTCTACCATGGCAGACATCGTATCGAAGGAGCCGATCAGCTTATTCGAACACTGCAAGAGCTAGGAAAACCGTATTTATTTGTAACAAATAATTCTTCTCGCACACCACAAGGTGTGGCGGATCACCTGAACGGGATGGGCATACCTGCCGATGCGTCTCAAGTATGTACTTCTGCTGTGGCAGCTGCTGAATACGTTGCTGAAGAGTCTCAGGGTGCAAAAGTGGCTTGTATTGGCGAGGGTGGACTGCTGCAAGCCATAGAAGAAGCAGGGCTGCAGTTGACAGAAGATGCACCGGATTACGTCATACAGGGGATTGATCGTGAATTTTCCTATCACAAATTGACGAAGGCACTCCGGTGGATTAATGCAGGATCCAAATTCATCATGACCAACCCGGATCTGCAGCTTCCTTCCGATGACGGACTGACGCCTGGGGCGGGAACGATTGGAGCAGCCATTGAAGCTGCAACCGGAGTTCGTCCCACAGTGATAGGCAAGCCATCCAGTGTTATAATGAAGTCGGCCATCAGCCGGCTAAATCTGGCGTCTCATGAAGTTGCAGTGATCGGAGACAATATGCGAACCGATATTGCAGCTGGAGTGGCAGCAGGTTGTGAGACGTTGCTGGTACTTACCGGTGTGACAACACGGGATAATATGGACGGACACATTCAAGCAGCCAAGGCTCGACCTGATCATGTGTTTGAAGATTTGCATAAATTGATGGAGTGGCTGTCGCAAGAGACAGACCAAGCTTCCAAAAAGGGGTAATGTACGATGCCGGAACTGCCGGAAATGGAAAATTACCGGACCTTGCTGTCCGAGAAAATACTTGATCTACCGATTACAGGTGTTGTAATTAATCGTGATAAAACGATAAATACGGAGCCTGAAATTTTCATCAATGAACTTACAGGCAATCGTATTATATTTGTTGAGCGCCGAGCGAAACATCTGATTTTCCACTTGGCTAATGGCAAACGTCTGGTGCTGCACCTTATGTTGGGCGGAATGATTTTCTGGGGCACGGAAGAGGAACGCCCTAATCGTTCCACACAGGTGGAAATCCAGTTTGGAGATCATATTTTGTTCTTTATTGGACTGCGCTTGGGATATTTACATCTGCTTACTTCAAAAGAAACCGAAGCGGCAATGTCCGATCTTGGACCTGAACCGTTGGATCGACGGATGAACGTGGAACGTTTTGCTTCTCTGTTGAAAGGTCGTCGGGGCACGCTCAAAACAACCTTGGTGAACCAACATATCATTGCAGGGATTGGCAACTGTTATTCGGATGAAATTGCGTTTGCTGCAGGTCTGAGACCAAGCTCCAAAACGCAGAACATCGCGACTTCACCTGAGCTGACGGAGCGCTTGTTCCATTCGATGCAGTCCGTGTTGCGCGAAGCAGCATCTGAAGGTGGATATATGGAAATGCCACTGATGCAAGGGGATACGAAGACAGGAAGCTTTGACGAGCAATGTCGGGTGTACGATCGGGAAGGCGAGACTTGTCCGCGCTGCGGGGAACGATTGAACGAGTGGAAATTACGGGCAAGAAGGCATTCTTCTGTCCGAAATGCCAGCATGAAGCCTAACAACGGAATCGGGGCACATGTCAGCACGAGAGGTGGATTTCTACAGGCAGCCAAGAGAGCACATGCGATGGGAGCAACGGCGTTTCAGTATTTTCCGAAGAACCCGCGTAGTCTTGGTCTGAAAAGTCTGGATCTCAAGGATGCTGAGCAGTGCAGGGATTGGTGTGAACAGCATGGACTGGCTTCGATTGCTCATTCACCCTATCCTACGAATCCGGCGTTGGGCATGACCCGTGGAGAGGCGGGGTTTCATGCTACAATAGCTTCTATTCGCAATGATCTTGAAATTTCGAATGCTTGCGGTTCTGTCGGGACGGTGGTCCATTTTGGACATATCAAAACAAATGATCCGCTGGAGGGGTATCAGAACCTCATTCATTGTCTGGATACCGCCTTGGAGAATTGGAATGGTCATTCGAAGGTGCTGCTTGAGAATCAGGCAGGTGATCATGGCCCCATGGGCACGACCATGGAAGAAATGATACAGATTCGCAAATTAAGCCGATATCCGGAGCATATTGCTTTTTGCTTTGACACATGCCATGCTTTTGCTTCAGGTCTGTGGTCGTCAGGCAACGAAGCGGCAATGCTCGACAAGGGCAGGGTGCTCGGATACTGGGATGATGTTGCTGCTGTACATTTTAATGATTCCAAATATGCGTCTGGTTCGTGCAAGGATAGACACGCGAGGATCGGACAGGGATATATCGGAAATGAATCAATGAAAGCATTGTTAGCTGCGCCTGAGTTCCAAAAAGCGGTGGTTGTGCTTGAGACAGAAACGGGCGAAGATGGAACGCACCGTGATGACATAGCGCTCATGCGTTCCTGGCTATAATGGGGAGAGGAGCGATTGTATGCATGTTTTTTTGGATGATTATCGGGCCTGTCCGAAAGGATTTGTTCTGGCAACGAATGCTGAAGAGTGCCTGATGCTGCTAAGAGAAGGTGACGTGGACATTTTGTCTCTGGATTATGAGCTTGGTCCGGATTCGCCAAGTGGTGGTGAGGTTGCGGCATCCATTGTACGGGAAGGTTTATTTCCGCGTGAAATTTATTTGCATACATCCAGTATGTATGGGAAACGCCAGATGTATGAGATCTTATACAGCAACAAACCCGATTCGGTAACCATTCATAATGGTCCAATGACGGGCGAGGTTATGCTGCGTGTTGCTGCGGGAGAAGAACGTCCATGAAGCCAATTACATCCAAAATGTTAATGCGCGGCGTATGGGAAGGCATGCCACAGGCTGTATTTATATATACCCCTTTATGTGGGACATGTGCGGCAGCACGACGTATGTTGGAGGTCGTTGAGCACATGCTGCCAGAAGGTATTTTATCCGAAATGAACATCCATGACATTCCTGAACTTGTACAGCAATTTCAAATATCAAGCGTGCCTGCAGTAATGCTGTTTGACGGGCAGCAAGATGTTCCAAAAATGGTTTATCGGATGAGCTCTGTGGAGCATCTGCTCACGGAGATTCGGAAGGCGGTGCTGAAATGAATATAATCTCAATGGAACATGTCTCACTTCGACGAGAAGAGAATCAGATTTTGGACAATGTGCATTTGCGCATCGAACAAGGTGAACATTGGGTTATTCTGGGGCGGAATGGTTCTGGCAAAACAACGTTGTTGGAAATGATGAACGGATATATGTTTCCAAGCCAGGGACGCATTGAAGTACTCGGTAATCTGTATGGACAGTGTGACGTCAGGGAAGTACGTAAGGAAATCGGTTATATCAGCCAAACGTTGATTGAGAAACTCACACCGAGAGATCCGGTATGGGAAGTTGTCGCTACAGGAGCTTATGCTTTTTTGCGTTTTTATCAGACCATTCCTGATGAAGTCAAAGCCAAGGCACTGAGTTTGCTAGATGGCATGGGCTTTGCTAATCTGGCCAATAATCCTCTCGGAACGTTGTCTCAAGGGGAGCGCAAAAAAGTCATGCTTGCTCGGTCATTAATGGCTGAACCGAAATTGCTGATTATGGACGAGCCTTGTGCCGGGTTGGACTTATATGAGCGTGAGAAAATGTTGGCTGAGATTGATCGTCTGCGCCAGCGTAACATTACAGTGGTGTATGTAACGCATCATGTTGAAGAGATCGTACCTTTATTTACGCATGTGGCTTTAATCCGCGATGGACGTATTGCTGCGGCTGGTCCCAAGCATGAAGTTTTGACACAAGATACAATTAAGCATACGTACGATGTTCCAGTCGATATCCAATGGGATAACGGTCGTCCATGGATACACGTACGTTCTGGAGGGTAACACAAGTTGAGTACACAATCGTCATGGGAAGAAGGCAACTTCTCCCGTTTTATCTGCACAGCCAATCATGGTTTTGCCCCTTATGCACAGGAAGAATTGCGCCGTACGTTTGGTGCGGTCAAGAGCACGGTACTCGTACCCGGAGAAATTTTGCTCGCCGGTCTGCCGGTAGCGGAGGAAGAAGTGGCAGGTAAATTGTTGGAAGATTATCCAACGTTTTTACGTCATATCCAGCCTGTTCAGTTTCAGGAGAATACAGAAGATTCGGAGCAGTCTATCGAGAAATTGATTGCATTTGTATTGAATCATAAGGAACTGACGGGTGCTTCTGTTGTATTACAGGTACGGAAGACAGAAGGGTCCTTTTGGCAAGAAAATGCAGTCTCATTGAAGCAATTGCTGACAGAAAAGCTGGATGAGCTGGGTTGCGAATGGGTTGTACGTGATGCTGAATATGTCATTTCCGTATTTGCTGCGAATGATATGTTGTATGCTGGTGTATCCAGACCCGAACAGAACCTGTCAGACTGGAGCGGCGGAGCCGTACGTTTTCAAAAAGAAGAGGGACAGATCTCGCGTGCCAAGTTCAAATTGCTTGAAGCCGAGCAAACGTTTGGCATTGACTTTACTTCCTTTCATAAAGCACTCGATATCGGTGCAGCACCAGGGGGATGGACCTCGTTCCTGCTTGAACGCGGGCTTGAAGTAACGGCTGTGGATCCGGCGAAGATGGATGCGACGCTACTGGCATCGCCAAAACTGACATTTTTGAAAAAAAATGCAGGGGATGTTCGTTTCCGTGAAGGAGAATTCGATCTGCTCGTATGTGATATGAGTTGGAGTCCCAAGCTGATGAGCCGACTCGTATCCGATCTTCTATATAGTCTGCAACCTGGGGAACAGCGATTGTTACCGTGAAGTTATTGCATAAAAAACCGCTTGCACTCATTAAGGATGTTATCGATACGTTTGAGCGTTCGCGGATGCAGATCCAACGTTCCAAGCAGTTGTTTCATAACCGGGAAGAAATTACACTCTATATGGTCAAATATTAAGAGATTCAATCAACTTCTTAACGCACTAAAAATGGATTCAGGTATTATGAAATTGATTTGATTAAGCTCATTAAATTTTTGCTTTACAATCTATTCCTGCCTGTACTATAATGATACCAATATTAACCATAACAAACCTGAGGGAAAGCATCCCGAAGCGAACGAAACCGGATATCCGGTTTGTTCTTCTTCGGTGAAGCTTTCCCTTTTTTGTTGTGTATTGAAGGAGGAATTGATATGAGATATCCGGCCAGGCTGGAACGCGGAAGCCTGCTGGGAGGTAGATATCGTATCGTATCCATTCTCGGCACAGGCGGAATGAGCCATGTATACGAGGCGGAGGATTTGAAGCTGCCGGGCAAGATATGGGCAATTAAAGAAAGTGTAACGGCTATGCCATATGAAGGCAGCATGGAGACAGAGGCTGCTCTCCTGACATCCCTTCGGCATCCAAGATTACCGCAAATTGTTGATTTTTTTGTCCCGGATGAAGACGGCTATACCTACTTGGTAATGGAATACATTGAAGGGTTAACGCTCAGTGAGTATTTCAAGCAGTGCCGAGGCAAGATCCCGATGGAGCAGTTAACGGAGCTGGTGCTTCAATTGCTGGATGTGTTGAGTTATCTGCATAATCTTAATCCGCCGGTCATCTATAGGGATCTGAAACCATCCAATATCATGATTACCCCGGAACATGAAGTAAGATTAATCGATTTTGGCATCGCCAGAAGTTACAAACCGCAAAGTGCGGAAGATACCGTCAAGTTGGGAACAGCTGGTTTCGCCGCTCCAGAACAATATGGCTCAGGTCAGACCGATGCCCGTTCAGATCTATATGGACTCGGAGCATTGCTGCTGTATCTTATGACTAGTGGGGCCTATACGGAATGGATTCAAGGTGTGGAAAGTTCTATCCGGAGTGATGTGCCACGGACGTACATCCCTGTGGCAAGAAGATTGTTAAGATATAATGCCGAGGAACGATTCCAATCTGCGGATGAGGTGCGGAAGGAACTGCTGCGAATACCCGGTGGAATAACGCCTGGTGGAGATGCAACCATGACCTTGAATGGCGGAACAAGAGTTATTGCCTTGACTGGTGCTTCATCTGGTGTAGGGGTTACCCATACAGCCATAGCAATCAGTCATTATCTCGAAAGGCAAAACTTTAAAGTCGCTGTGATTGAAATGTCACCTCGCTCTCAATCCTTTGCAAGAATTCAACAAATCGCTCAAGCGGGTAAACCTGTGCCAGCAGGCAGACAGTTTGCAGTGGACGGTGTGCATTATTGGAAACAATCCGGTCGAGCCGATATATTGTCATTGCTTGGAGGGAGTTATCAATTCATCGTGATGGATCTCGGCAGTGGTCAGGATCAGAACCGGCTGGAAGAATTCCTGCGAGCAGATCTGCCAATTGTGATAGGCTCAGGTGCGGAGTGGAGGCAGGCGGAGATAGGCGCTTTTGTTCGATCACATCATCGGTACCCTCAAGAGAAATGGATATATTGTCTGCCCCTCGCAGCCAATGAAGCAGTTCAGCGCATTCGTAAAACGCTGGATACATCGAGTGTGTATGGTCTGCCGCTACATATCGATCCTTTTGACAAGGACGCACAGATGGATAAGGTGTTTTCTCATATTTTAACGCATATGATGGCACAGCAGCCCAAGAAACGTTCGTTCTTTTCACGAAGGAAAGTACATGATTAGACGAGATTACGAAAGGAGAGCCTCTTTTGTCTAAATTAAGAAAACAAAGCCGTCAACTGATCTATGCCGGGCTTATCGGAGCAGGAGCTGTAGGGTTGGTGTTCGGAGGATACGTTATTTATAATGTCAAAACGATGGGGGATGTCAGGTCAGCCGTAGAAGCCCGGTATTTATCAGCATATGAGGAAAAGGAAGCTGAATTGAAGCAACAATGGAATTCCGGAGCACAAGGATGGGTAACGATTCGAGACATTGAAGCAGGTGAACCGATATTACCCGAGGATCTGAAGCTCATTGCTGTTCCGGATGCACAAGCACCGCGAAATCTCTGGTCCAGTACCAAGC
Protein-coding sequences here:
- a CDS encoding GntR family transcriptional regulator — encoded protein: MSLNQKIRGSTRAYSYNLLKERILHLELEPGTKISEKEIADELQVSRTPVREAFMKLAEEELLDIIPQSGTIVSHINLEHVEEGRFMREKIEKEIVTLACASFPEEYRFRLETNIAMQEVCIGKNNFYRLFELDEEFHQILFQGTGKLRTWKMLQQLNIPFNRLRLLRLAEDSNLEVIISQHKEIYRLITERKTDQAVQVMEAHLRLVVIEQESIRAKYPHYFI
- a CDS encoding cupin domain-containing protein; the encoded protein is MAEIVIRNTNERITGDENVRNFLNKYEVLYEKWDASKLNTDLQNNFGLTDEQKNEVLETYDYEIRDLAARRGYQIWDVITLSEQTPDIEEKLAKFEEIHTHAEDEIRAIVAGKGIFVIKATDDVGYFNVELSPGDVISVPENTPHFFTLMENKQIIAVRLFIEKDGWIADPYPDPTFIKQA
- the metH gene encoding methionine synthase, producing MDKLSLHDALKQRILILDGAMGTMIQQVDLTGEDFGGEDLDGCNEMLVLTRPELIQRIHEEYLEAGADLIETNTFGATSVVLAEYDIQDRAREINLEAARIAKAAVDRFSTPESPRYVVGAMGPTTKTLSVTGGVTFQELIDSYLEQALALIEGGVDALLLETSQDTLNVKAGSIGIQQAFEQSGITLPLMISGTIEPMGTTLAGQNIESFYISLEHLNPISVGLNCATGPEFMRDHIRSLSGMASVAVSCYPNAGLPDENGNYHESPDSLAQKIGAFAEQGWLNIAGGCCGTTPAHIRAMRDTLAQYPPREMNGTHPPALSGIEPIYIEQDNRPYMVGERTNVLGSRKFKRLIVEGKYEEASEIARAQVKNGAHIVDVCVQDPDREESEDMVKFLELVVKKVKVPLMIDTTDASVIDLALQYSQGKAIINSINLEDGEEKFELITPLLHKYGGAVVVGTIDERGQAISREDKLDVAKRSYDLLVNKYGLKPEDLIFDTLVFPVGTGDEQYIGSAKETIEGIRVIKEAMPECHTILGISNISFGLPEAGREVLNSVFLYECTKAGLDYAIVNTEKLERYASIPEEERRLSEELLYNTNDDTLAAFVAAFRNKKVEKKEKISNLSLEERLASYVVEGSKEGLLPDLEQALAKYTALQVINGPLMQGMEEVGRLFNNNELIVAEVLQSAEVMKASVAYLEQFMEKNETSVKGKIILATVKGDVHDIGKNLVEIILSNNGYRIINLGIKVPPERIIEAYREEKVDAIGLSGLLVKSAQQMILTAQDLRTAGIDVPIMVGGAALTRKFTKNRIRPEYNGMVVYAKDAMDGLDLANKLMNPVTREAMQLEMEAEKEADASGAVAVQALPELTRVERSDITVDHPVLVPPDLERHTMRNYPLSHILPYVNMQMLLGHHLGLRGSVEQLLASGDKKATDLKAVVDDIMQEAVRDGIIQAHAMYRFFPAQSSGNSIIIYDPKDTSNILHTFTFPRQKVEPFLCLSDFLKPVESGQMDYVGFLVVTAGHGVRELSTAWKDQGDYLRSHALQSVALEVAEGLAERVHHMMRDIWGFPDSAQMTMKQRHGARYQGIRVSFGYPACPDLEDQGPLFKLLQPEDIGVELTEGFMMEPEASVSAMVFSHPQAKYFNVEKA
- the rnz gene encoding ribonuclease Z encodes the protein MELYFLGTNAGVPTLQRNVTSIGLRMLDERRALWLFDCGEGTQHQILSSPLKLSKLEKIFITHLHGDHVFGIPGLLSSRAYQGGTTPLTVYGPPGTERMISTTMELSQSRVNYDLNIVEHTGGILFEDDSFVVEAALLEHRIDSYGYRITEKDRPGSLDPAKLAEYGLKPGPLFGRLKRGETITLDNGHSLRPEDVLGAPKRGMVITILGDTRPCDNVQPLSINADVLVHEATFMHDLADTAHEYYHSTSKQAAEAARAANVGQLIMTHFSSRYKDEDQLQPLLEEAQSVFPNTRLANEHQLIPVMHRKQES
- a CDS encoding TIGR01457 family HAD-type hydrolase, translated to MIKAYLIDLDGTLYHGRHRIEGADQLIRTLQELGKPYLFVTNNSSRTPQGVADHLNGMGIPADASQVCTSAVAAAEYVAEESQGAKVACIGEGGLLQAIEEAGLQLTEDAPDYVIQGIDREFSYHKLTKALRWINAGSKFIMTNPDLQLPSDDGLTPGAGTIGAAIEAATGVRPTVIGKPSSVIMKSAISRLNLASHEVAVIGDNMRTDIAAGVAAGCETLLVLTGVTTRDNMDGHIQAAKARPDHVFEDLHKLMEWLSQETDQASKKG
- a CDS encoding deoxyribonuclease IV; its protein translation is MKPNNGIGAHVSTRGGFLQAAKRAHAMGATAFQYFPKNPRSLGLKSLDLKDAEQCRDWCEQHGLASIAHSPYPTNPALGMTRGEAGFHATIASIRNDLEISNACGSVGTVVHFGHIKTNDPLEGYQNLIHCLDTALENWNGHSKVLLENQAGDHGPMGTTMEEMIQIRKLSRYPEHIAFCFDTCHAFASGLWSSGNEAAMLDKGRVLGYWDDVAAVHFNDSKYASGSCKDRHARIGQGYIGNESMKALLAAPEFQKAVVVLETETGEDGTHRDDIALMRSWL